Proteins encoded by one window of Halobacteriovorax sp. GB3:
- a CDS encoding TraR/DksA family transcriptional regulator → MTRENEYLSDEQIKSLKDKLLGDKERILNNISEKDTYHLDKNELSDPVDEASINVQTAHEIRFKNRENFYLKKINKTLTKVENGTYGLCEDCDAEIAYERLIARPTAELCISCKEESELNEKSNFFLKRSKSLGKTLSEIGKR, encoded by the coding sequence ATGACCAGAGAAAACGAGTATCTGAGTGATGAACAAATCAAAAGCCTTAAGGACAAGCTTCTTGGGGACAAAGAAAGAATTCTCAACAACATCAGTGAAAAAGACACTTATCATCTCGACAAAAACGAATTGTCAGACCCTGTAGACGAAGCGAGCATCAACGTGCAAACAGCACATGAAATTCGTTTCAAAAACAGAGAAAATTTCTATTTAAAGAAAATCAACAAAACTCTTACGAAAGTTGAAAACGGTACTTATGGTCTTTGCGAAGACTGTGATGCTGAGATTGCCTATGAAAGACTCATAGCAAGACCAACTGCAGAGCTTTGTATTTCATGTAAAGAAGAGTCTGAACTTAACGAGAAGAGTAACTTCTTCTTGAAAAGATCAAAGTCCCTTGGAAAGACTCTTTCAGAAATCGGTAAAAGATAA
- a CDS encoding DEAD/DEAH box helicase: MKSFSDLLKIEELKAYLKEYGFKTPTEVQQKVIPLIGENKSVCVLAQTGTGKTLSYALPVVERLKLTEKGLEQKKASPRAIILLPTKELTFQVQGVLKEISHHAKLRIRTMVGMDKSKRTSNMKDEFVDILVGGPGKIRQALAKGEISAKDCKYLILDEADQLLDMGFTRDINEIYSHFEWSDTLVGLISATRPANFDEFVEATFRKVDFYDVELSDAHSIKQSHETFNIHLAFNEKVAMTEMFLQKEAKGSGIIFLNRKEQAEALHGTLVSKLPKMNLSLIHGDMSLKEREDSIKEFRKTGGVLIATDIVARGLDIKKLCWVLNYDLPFEAVYYIHRAGRVGRAAAKGLVYNFITSKDFALIKRINESIRNQTALKLSALKENKGPQKKPQKKTTTAPKAPPKKKMRKKKDLRFVDQKVKRVKKGPRYKRK; this comes from the coding sequence AATCTGTTTGCGTTCTCGCACAAACGGGAACGGGGAAAACTCTCTCTTATGCTTTGCCAGTTGTTGAGCGACTCAAGCTTACAGAGAAGGGTTTAGAGCAAAAAAAGGCATCACCTCGTGCCATTATTTTACTTCCAACAAAAGAGCTAACGTTTCAGGTTCAAGGCGTTTTAAAAGAGATTTCTCATCACGCTAAATTACGAATCAGAACAATGGTTGGGATGGATAAGTCCAAAAGAACATCGAATATGAAAGATGAATTCGTCGATATTCTCGTTGGTGGTCCTGGAAAGATTAGACAGGCCCTTGCTAAGGGTGAAATTTCAGCAAAAGATTGTAAGTATCTCATCCTCGATGAGGCCGATCAATTACTTGATATGGGTTTTACAAGAGATATTAATGAGATTTATTCTCACTTTGAATGGTCGGACACACTCGTTGGACTAATCAGTGCCACAAGACCTGCTAACTTTGATGAATTTGTTGAAGCGACATTTAGAAAAGTCGACTTCTACGATGTTGAACTCTCAGATGCTCACTCAATAAAACAAAGTCATGAGACGTTCAATATTCATTTGGCCTTTAATGAAAAAGTGGCCATGACAGAAATGTTCTTACAAAAAGAAGCCAAGGGTAGTGGGATTATTTTCTTAAATAGAAAAGAGCAGGCCGAGGCCCTTCATGGAACACTTGTTAGTAAACTTCCAAAAATGAATCTCTCTCTAATCCATGGTGATATGTCGCTTAAAGAAAGAGAAGATAGTATTAAAGAATTTAGAAAAACAGGTGGAGTACTGATTGCAACAGATATCGTTGCTCGCGGTCTTGATATTAAGAAGCTTTGCTGGGTTCTTAACTATGACCTTCCTTTTGAAGCTGTTTACTACATCCACAGAGCTGGTCGTGTTGGACGTGCCGCTGCAAAAGGGCTTGTTTATAACTTTATCACTTCAAAAGACTTTGCTCTGATTAAGAGAATTAACGAATCGATTAGGAATCAAACTGCTCTTAAATTAAGTGCTCTGAAGGAAAATAAAGGTCCCCAAAAGAAGCCACAGAAAAAGACAACAACGGCTCCTAAGGCACCGCCTAAGAAAAAGATGAGAAAGAAAAAAGACCTAAGATTTGTCGATCAAAAGGTTAAGAGGGTTAAAAAAGGCCCACGCTACAAAAGAAAATAA